From Sphingopyxis sp. MWB1, a single genomic window includes:
- a CDS encoding UDP-N-acetylmuramoyl-L-alanyl-D-glutamate--2,6-diaminopimelate ligase: MQLSALLDDAMLAGGDASVTGLAIDHRKVAPGTIFGAFVGARVNGEDFIADAVKAGAIAVVARPEAKVEGAVHIADANPRRAFARIAARFFDRFPGTCVAVTGTNGKTSTVEMARQLWRMAGFHAASIGTLGITTSTESASTGLTTPDIVTFLANMAGLAAEGVTHAAFEASSHGLDQYRTEGLPVRAAAFTNLSHDHLDYHGTMEAYLAAKLRLFTDVVDPAGHAVIWRDDPAAPQVEAAAEARGATLFTVGTSGDDLRLLSRTPTQLGQSLVIAGREGERRVELPLIGAYQAANALVAAGLVIATGGDEALTLSNLARLQPVRGRLERAAISRAGAPIYVDYAHTPDGLEAALDALRPHCSGRLILVFGAGGDRDSAKRPEMGRVAAAKADVAIITDDNPRGEDPAAIRAAIAAAVPGAQVIGDRRAAIAAAIAEAGGEDIICIAGKGHEQGQIVGAGDAMRVIPFDDVAVAREEAA, encoded by the coding sequence ATGCAGCTATCGGCCTTGCTCGATGATGCGATGTTGGCGGGGGGCGACGCGTCCGTCACCGGCCTCGCCATCGACCATCGCAAGGTTGCGCCCGGCACCATTTTTGGCGCGTTCGTCGGCGCGCGGGTCAATGGCGAGGATTTCATCGCCGATGCGGTGAAGGCAGGGGCCATTGCCGTCGTCGCCCGGCCCGAGGCGAAGGTCGAGGGCGCGGTGCATATCGCCGACGCCAATCCGCGCCGCGCCTTTGCCCGGATCGCGGCGCGCTTCTTTGACCGTTTTCCCGGCACCTGCGTGGCGGTCACCGGAACCAATGGCAAAACCTCGACGGTCGAAATGGCGCGCCAGCTGTGGCGCATGGCGGGTTTTCATGCTGCCTCGATCGGGACGCTGGGGATTACGACCTCGACCGAAAGTGCCTCCACCGGATTGACCACCCCCGACATCGTCACCTTCCTCGCCAATATGGCGGGGCTGGCAGCCGAAGGCGTGACCCATGCGGCCTTTGAGGCGTCGAGTCACGGACTTGACCAATATCGCACCGAAGGATTGCCGGTGCGCGCGGCGGCTTTCACCAATTTGAGCCATGATCACCTCGACTATCATGGCACGATGGAGGCGTATCTCGCCGCCAAGCTGCGGCTTTTTACCGACGTGGTTGATCCGGCGGGTCATGCGGTGATCTGGCGCGACGATCCTGCCGCGCCGCAGGTCGAGGCGGCGGCAGAGGCGCGCGGCGCCACGCTTTTCACCGTTGGGACGAGCGGCGATGATCTGCGCCTGTTGTCGCGCACGCCGACGCAATTGGGCCAGTCGCTGGTGATTGCGGGCCGGGAGGGCGAGCGGCGCGTCGAATTGCCGCTGATCGGGGCCTATCAGGCGGCCAACGCCCTGGTCGCCGCCGGACTGGTGATCGCAACCGGGGGGGATGAGGCGCTGACGCTTTCCAATCTCGCGCGGCTTCAGCCGGTGCGCGGGCGACTCGAACGCGCGGCGATCAGCCGGGCGGGGGCGCCGATCTATGTCGATTATGCGCATACGCCCGACGGGCTGGAGGCGGCGCTTGATGCGCTGCGGCCGCATTGCAGCGGGCGGCTGATCCTCGTCTTTGGGGCGGGCGGCGACCGCGATTCCGCAAAGCGGCCCGAAATGGGCCGGGTCGCCGCTGCCAAGGCCGATGTTGCGATCATCACCGACGATAATCCGCGCGGCGAGGACCCCGCCGCGATCCGCGCCGCCATTGCCGCGGCGGTGCCCGGGGCGCAGGTGATCGGCGACCGCCGCGCCGCCATTGCCGCCGCCATCGCCGAGGCCGGGGGCGAGGACATCATCTGCATCGCCGGAAAAGGCCATGAACAGGGCCAGATTGTCGGCGCGGGCGATGCCATGCGCGTCATTCCCTTTGACGATGTCGCCGTTGCGCGCGAGGAGGCGGCATGA